A window of Bacillota bacterium genomic DNA:
TAACCGTGGAGTACCGCGCGGCGGACGGCGCGATCCGCGGCGCGCAGGCGCGGGTGCTCGACTTCGACGACCCCGCCAACAACGACTGGCTCGCCGTCAACCAGTTCAGCGTGACGGAGCGTTGGAGCCCGGCATCCCGTGCCCCAACCCGCCGGCCGGACGTGGTGCTGTTCGTCAACGGCCTGCCGCTCGCGGTCGTCGAGCTCAAGAACCCGGCCGACGAGGACGCGACCGTCTGGACGGCTTTCCAGCAACTTCAGACCTACAAAGCCGAGATTCCGTCGCTGTTCGCGCCGAATGCGGTGCTGGTCGTCTCCGACGGCATCGAGGCGCGCGTCGGGACGCTCACCGCCGGCCGGGAGTGGTTCAAACCCTGGCGCACCGTCAGCGGCGAGACGCTCGCGCCCGAAGCGATGCCGCAGTTGCAGGTGGTGATCGAGGGGCTGTTTGCCAAGCGGCGCTTTCTCGACTTGGCGCGCGATTTCATCGTTTTCGAGGACGAAGGCGGCGGCCGCCTCGTCAAGAAGATGGCGGGCTACCACCAGTTCCACGCTGTGCGGGTGGCGGTGGACGAGACGCTGCGCGCGGCGGAACTGCGTCGTGCGGCCGAGTACGTTGTGGAAGCGCCCGGGCGCTACGAGGCCGGCCGCAAGCCCGGCGGCAAACCGGGCGACCGGCGCGTCGGCGTCGTGTGGCACACGCAGGGCTCGGGCAAGAGCCTCACCATGGCGTTCTACGCCGGCCGCATCATCCGCGAGCCGGCGATGGAGAATCCGACGCTGGTCGTACTCACCGACCGCAACGACCTCGACGACCAACTCTTCGGCACGTTCTCGCGCTGCCGGGACCTGCTCCGCCAGCCGCCGGTGCAGGCCGAGAGCCGCGCGCACCTGCGCGAGCTCCTCTCCGTCGCCGCGGGCGGCGTGGTGTTCACCACCATCCACAAGTTCTTCCCCGAGCTCCCCTCACCCCAACCCTCTCCCAGAGGGAGAGGGGGGATGATGGAGATGCTCTCCGACCGCCGCAACATCGTGGTGATCGCCGACGAGGCGCACCGCAGCCAGTACGATTTCATCGACGGCTTCGCCCGGCACATGCGCGACGCGCTGCCGCGCGCCTCCTTTATCGGCTTCACCGGAACGCCGATCGAGCTTCAAGACGCGAACACGCGCGCCGTCTTCGGCGACTACATCAGCGTGTACGACATCCAGCGCGCGGTCGAGGACGGCGCGACGGTTCCGATCTACTACGAGACCCGCCTGGCGAGGCTCGCGCTCGACGAGGCTGAACGTCCAAAGATAGACCCGGACTTTGAGGAAGCCACCGAGGGCGAAGAAGTCGAGCGCAAAGAGAAGCTTAAAACCAAGTGGGCGCAGCTCGAGGCCATCGTCGGGGCCGAAAAGCGCCTCAGGCTCGTCGCGCAAGACATCGTCGCGCACTTCGAGCGCAGGCTCGAGGCGATGGACGGCAAGGTGATGATCGTCTGCATGAGCCGGCGCATCTGCGTGGAGCTCTACCGCGAGCTGGTGCGGCTCCGCCCCGACTGGGCCGACGATGATGATGCCCGGGGCGCGCTCAAGGTCGTGATGACCGGCTCGGCCTCCGATCCCGCCGGCTGGCAGCCGCACATCCGTAACAAGCCGCGGCGCGAGGCGCTCGCCAACCGCTTCCGCGACCCGAACGATCCGCTCAAGATTGTGATCGTGCGCGATATGTGGCTCACCGGATTCGACGCCCCCAGCCTGCACACCATGTACGTGGACAAGCCCATGCGCGGCCACGGGCTGATGCAGACCATCGCGCGCGTCAACCGCGTGTTTCGCGACAAACCCGGCGGGCTGGTCGTGGACTACCTGGGGCTGGCCCACGAACTCAAAGCCGCGCTCGCGACCTACACCGAAAGCGGGGGCACGGGCCGCACGGCGCTTGATCAGGACGAGGCGGTCGCGGTCATGCTGGAGAAGTACGCGGTCTGCGGCGACCTCTTCCACCGCTTCGATCGGTCGCGCTGGACCGCCGGCACGCCGCAGGAGCGGCTGGCGCTGTTGCCCGCCGCGCAGGAGCACATCCTTGCGCAGGAGAACGGCAAGGACCGCTGCGTGCGGGCTGTCCGCGAGCTGTCCCAGGCCTTCGCCCTCGCGGTGCCGCACGAGGAGGCGCTACGCATCCGCGACGACGTAGCCTTTTTCCAAGCGGTACAGGCTGTCCTCGCCAAGCGCGCGCCGGGAGAGGCCCGCCCCGAGGCGGAGATCGACCACG
This region includes:
- a CDS encoding type I restriction endonuclease subunit R, which gives rise to MGQVIISHTFLESVVEQAALAWLEAIGWRIAHGPDIAPDMPAAERADYGEVVLSQRLRDALACLNPHLPAEALDDAFRKFTRPGGADLIQRNRVLHRLLVDGVTVEYRAADGAIRGAQARVLDFDDPANNDWLAVNQFSVTERWSPASRAPTRRPDVVLFVNGLPLAVVELKNPADEDATVWTAFQQLQTYKAEIPSLFAPNAVLVVSDGIEARVGTLTAGREWFKPWRTVSGETLAPEAMPQLQVVIEGLFAKRRFLDLARDFIVFEDEGGGRLVKKMAGYHQFHAVRVAVDETLRAAELRRAAEYVVEAPGRYEAGRKPGGKPGDRRVGVVWHTQGSGKSLTMAFYAGRIIREPAMENPTLVVLTDRNDLDDQLFGTFSRCRDLLRQPPVQAESRAHLRELLSVAAGGVVFTTIHKFFPELPSPQPSPRGRGGMMEMLSDRRNIVVIADEAHRSQYDFIDGFARHMRDALPRASFIGFTGTPIELQDANTRAVFGDYISVYDIQRAVEDGATVPIYYETRLARLALDEAERPKIDPDFEEATEGEEVERKEKLKTKWAQLEAIVGAEKRLRLVAQDIVAHFERRLEAMDGKVMIVCMSRRICVELYRELVRLRPDWADDDDARGALKVVMTGSASDPAGWQPHIRNKPRREALANRFRDPNDPLKIVIVRDMWLTGFDAPSLHTMYVDKPMRGHGLMQTIARVNRVFRDKPGGLVVDYLGLAHELKAALATYTESGGTGRTALDQDEAVAVMLEKYAVCGDLFHRFDRSRWTAGTPQERLALLPAAQEHILAQENGKDRCVRAVRELSQAFALAVPHEEALRIRDDVAFFQAVQAVLAKRAPGEARPEAEIDHAVRQIISRAVAPEEVLDIFAAAGLHKPDISILSDAFLAEVRGMPQKNLAVELLQKLLKGEIRTRRRKNVVQARSFAEMLEQTIRRYQNRAIEAAQVIEELIRLAKEMREANARGEALGLSEDELAFYDALETNDSAVKVLGDDMLQKIARELVETVRSNVTIDWTMRENVRAHLRVLVKRILRKYGYPPDKQEKATQTVLEQAEVLSAEWAATRGE